One region of Zootoca vivipara chromosome 7, rZooViv1.1, whole genome shotgun sequence genomic DNA includes:
- the NTMT2 gene encoding N-terminal Xaa-Pro-Lys N-methyltransferase 2 isoform X1, with amino-acid sequence MEYMGAHLAFKSRWHKTDEELCRHSMSFILHKAIRNDFFQSYLYLLERLPLVKLYALTSEVINGEMQFYARAKHFYKEVPASEEGMMGDFIELSNTDVESSREFLKNFVGGPGKAGTDFALDCGSGIGRVSKHVLLPLFKHVELVDMMDVFLTEAQNYLQGQGEKVDMYYCCSLQEFTPMPRKYDVIWIQWVSGNLTDKDLLGFFIRCQDGLKENGIIILKDNVAREGCVLDPLDSSVIRDLNILSSLIEKSGLTILRQEKQGGFPEQCVPVWMIAMQRNPIHVRNGML; translated from the exons ATGGAGTATATGGGGGCCCATTTAGCCTTTAAATCGCGCTGGCACAAGACAGACGAGGAACTCTGTCGACATAGCATGTCCTTCATCCTCCACAAGGCAATTCGGAACGATTTTTTCCAGAGTTACCTCTACCTTCTGGAGCGGCTGCCTCTGG TCAAACTTTATGCTCTGACAAGCGAAGTCATCAACGGTGAGATGCAGTTCTATGCCAGAGCCAAACATTTCTACAAAGAGGTGCCAGCATCGGAAGAAGGCATGATGGGGGATTTCATCGAGTTGTCCAACACAGATGTTGAGTCCTCCAGGGAATTTCTTAAGAATTTTGTAGGG GGGCCTGGCAAAGCGGGCACCGACTTCGCTCTTGACTGCGGCTCAGGAATCGGGAGGGTGAGCAAACATGTCCTTCTCCCCTTATTCAAGCATGTGGAGCTGGTGGACATGATGGATGTTTTCCTGACAGAAGCTCAGAACTACTTGCAGGGTCAGGGAGAAAAAGTTGACATGTACTATTGCTGCAGCCTCCAGGAATTCACGCCAATGCCTAGGAAATACGACGTCATCTGGATCCAGTGGGTTTCAG GAAACCTGACAGATAAGGATTTACTGGGGTTTTTCATTCGCTGCCAGGATGGTTTGAAGGAGAACGGCATTATTATCCTCAAGGACAACGTGGCACGGGAGGGATGTGTCCTCGATCCCTTGGACAGCAGTGTCATCCGAGATCTGAACATCCTCAGCAGTCTCATTGAAAAGAGCGGCCTCACCATCCTGAGGCAGGAAAAGCAAGGGGGCTTCCCTGAGCAGTGTGTACCAGTCTGGATGATAGCCATGCAGAGGAATCCCATCCACGTGAGAAATGGGATGTTGTAA
- the NTMT2 gene encoding N-terminal Xaa-Pro-Lys N-methyltransferase 2 isoform X2, which translates to MEYMGAHLAFKSRWHKTDEELCRHSMSFILHKAIRNDFFQSYLYLLERLPLVKLYALTSEVINGEMQFYARAKHFYKEVPASEEGMMGDFIELSNTDVESSREFLKNFVGVSSQGPGKAGTDFALDCGSGIGRVSKHVLLPLFKHVELVDMMDVFLTEAQNYLQGQGEKVDMYYCCSLQEFTPMPRKYDVIWIQWVSGNLTDKDLLGFFIRCQDGLKENGIIILKDNVAREGCVLDPLDSSVIRDLNILSSLIEKSGLTILRQEKQGGFPEQCVPVWMIAMQRNPIHVRNGML; encoded by the exons ATGGAGTATATGGGGGCCCATTTAGCCTTTAAATCGCGCTGGCACAAGACAGACGAGGAACTCTGTCGACATAGCATGTCCTTCATCCTCCACAAGGCAATTCGGAACGATTTTTTCCAGAGTTACCTCTACCTTCTGGAGCGGCTGCCTCTGG TCAAACTTTATGCTCTGACAAGCGAAGTCATCAACGGTGAGATGCAGTTCTATGCCAGAGCCAAACATTTCTACAAAGAGGTGCCAGCATCGGAAGAAGGCATGATGGGGGATTTCATCGAGTTGTCCAACACAGATGTTGAGTCCTCCAGGGAATTTCTTAAGAATTTTGTAGGGGTGAGTT CCCAA GGGCCTGGCAAAGCGGGCACCGACTTCGCTCTTGACTGCGGCTCAGGAATCGGGAGGGTGAGCAAACATGTCCTTCTCCCCTTATTCAAGCATGTGGAGCTGGTGGACATGATGGATGTTTTCCTGACAGAAGCTCAGAACTACTTGCAGGGTCAGGGAGAAAAAGTTGACATGTACTATTGCTGCAGCCTCCAGGAATTCACGCCAATGCCTAGGAAATACGACGTCATCTGGATCCAGTGGGTTTCAG GAAACCTGACAGATAAGGATTTACTGGGGTTTTTCATTCGCTGCCAGGATGGTTTGAAGGAGAACGGCATTATTATCCTCAAGGACAACGTGGCACGGGAGGGATGTGTCCTCGATCCCTTGGACAGCAGTGTCATCCGAGATCTGAACATCCTCAGCAGTCTCATTGAAAAGAGCGGCCTCACCATCCTGAGGCAGGAAAAGCAAGGGGGCTTCCCTGAGCAGTGTGTACCAGTCTGGATGATAGCCATGCAGAGGAATCCCATCCACGTGAGAAATGGGATGTTGTAA